A region of Vicinamibacteria bacterium DNA encodes the following proteins:
- the fabG gene encoding 3-oxoacyl-[acyl-carrier-protein] reductase — MSEWDGQVALVTGGSRGIGRAVATALASRGVRVVLTGRDGGRARETALRLIDETGSRAIVGIAMDVADRLAVDAKVKELVQEHGRIDILVNNAGITRDNLLLRLKPEDWEAVIATNVDGLYYCSQAVLRPMIRQRSGRIINMSSVVGLMGNTGQVNYAASKAAIIGFTKALAREVATRQITVNAVAPGYIDTDMTRDLPAGSKEALAATIPMARIGRPDEVAEAVVFLASRAAGYITGQVLQVNGGLYM, encoded by the coding sequence TTGTCTGAGTGGGATGGGCAGGTAGCACTGGTGACCGGAGGCTCTCGCGGCATCGGGAGGGCGGTGGCCACCGCTCTCGCCTCCCGAGGAGTTCGCGTCGTATTGACCGGGCGCGACGGAGGACGGGCTCGGGAGACGGCGCTTCGGCTGATCGACGAGACCGGCTCGCGCGCGATCGTTGGAATCGCCATGGACGTGGCCGATCGCCTCGCCGTCGATGCGAAGGTAAAGGAGCTCGTTCAAGAGCACGGACGTATCGACATCCTGGTCAACAACGCCGGTATCACGCGCGACAACCTCCTGCTGCGGCTCAAACCCGAGGATTGGGAAGCGGTGATCGCCACCAACGTGGACGGTCTCTACTATTGCAGCCAGGCGGTGTTGCGACCTATGATTCGCCAGCGTTCCGGGCGGATCATCAATATGAGCTCGGTCGTGGGTCTCATGGGTAACACGGGTCAAGTGAACTACGCCGCATCGAAGGCCGCGATAATCGGATTCACCAAAGCCCTCGCTCGGGAAGTCGCCACTCGGCAGATTACCGTGAACGCGGTAGCTCCCGGTTATATCGACACCGACATGACTCGTGACCTGCCCGCTGGCTCCAAAGAAGCCCTCGCGGCGACCATTCCCATGGCGCGGATTGGCCGTCCCGACGAAGTGGCCGAGGCGGTGGTTTTTCTCGCATCGCGGGCGGCGGGCTACATCACCGGTCAAGTGCTGCAGGTTAACGGCGGTTTGTACATGTAG
- a CDS encoding acyl carrier protein, giving the protein MSSVADKVKGIIVDQLGVDEDQVTQDASFVDDLGADSLDQVELVMALEEAFGIEIPDEDAEKITRVKEAVSYIEEHSK; this is encoded by the coding sequence ATGAGTAGCGTTGCCGACAAAGTCAAAGGAATCATCGTGGATCAACTGGGCGTCGACGAAGATCAAGTCACCCAGGACGCATCCTTCGTGGACGATTTGGGAGCCGACTCCCTCGATCAAGTCGAGCTGGTGATGGCGCTCGAGGAGGCGTTCGGGATCGAGATTCCCGACGAGGACGCGGAGAAGATCACCCGCGTAAAGGAAGCCGTGTCCTATATCGAGGAGCACAGCAAGTAA
- the fabF gene encoding beta-ketoacyl-ACP synthase II: MNSRPERRVVVTGVGLVSALGIGTEETWRALLAGRSGIAPITRFDTSDFTVRIAGEVKGFDPLEFIDKKDVKKMDVFIQFAMAASAFAMANSKLEITPGLADRVGVVISSGIGGFATIEREHSVLLESGPRRISPFFIPATIINLAAGHVSIRFGAKGPNSATATACSASAHAIGDAMKIIQRGDADAMIAGGSEAAITPMGVGGFAAMRALSTRNDEPERASRPFDLNRDGFVVGEGAGVLVLEELELAKARGAKIQAELVGYGMSSDAFHITTPSEDGDGAKRVMRLAIRDARIEPDRIDYINAHGTSTQYNDRTETLAIKEVFGARARHLCVSSTKSMTGHLLGGAGGLEAGITVLALRDQKLPPTINYETPDPQLDLDYVPNAARDASVEYALTNSFGFGGTNAALVFKRYAEAN, encoded by the coding sequence GTGAATAGTCGGCCGGAACGCCGGGTCGTCGTCACTGGCGTGGGGCTCGTGTCCGCGCTGGGAATCGGCACCGAGGAGACCTGGAGAGCTCTTCTCGCCGGGCGTTCCGGCATCGCTCCGATCACGCGATTCGATACTTCCGACTTCACCGTCCGGATCGCCGGAGAGGTGAAGGGATTCGATCCGCTTGAGTTCATCGACAAGAAAGACGTCAAGAAGATGGATGTCTTCATCCAGTTCGCCATGGCCGCCTCGGCCTTTGCCATGGCGAACTCGAAGCTCGAGATCACTCCCGGCCTGGCGGATCGAGTCGGTGTCGTCATCAGCTCGGGTATCGGCGGTTTCGCGACGATCGAGCGCGAGCATAGCGTTCTGCTGGAATCCGGCCCGCGGAGAATCTCTCCTTTCTTTATTCCTGCCACGATAATCAACCTTGCCGCCGGCCATGTATCGATTCGCTTCGGTGCCAAGGGTCCGAACTCGGCAACGGCTACCGCCTGCTCCGCAAGCGCCCACGCGATTGGCGACGCGATGAAGATCATTCAGCGGGGCGATGCCGACGCGATGATCGCCGGAGGCTCCGAGGCCGCGATCACGCCGATGGGTGTCGGAGGTTTCGCTGCCATGAGGGCGCTCTCGACCCGAAACGACGAGCCCGAGCGCGCTTCGCGACCTTTCGATTTGAACCGCGACGGATTCGTCGTCGGTGAGGGCGCCGGGGTCCTGGTGCTCGAGGAGCTCGAGCTCGCCAAGGCGCGAGGGGCGAAGATTCAGGCCGAGCTCGTGGGCTACGGAATGAGCAGTGACGCGTTCCACATCACCACGCCGTCGGAGGATGGAGACGGGGCGAAGAGGGTCATGAGGCTGGCAATTCGGGATGCGAGAATCGAGCCGGACCGAATCGACTATATAAATGCCCACGGTACTTCGACGCAGTACAACGACCGAACCGAGACCCTCGCCATCAAAGAAGTCTTCGGAGCGCGCGCCCGTCATTTGTGCGTGAGCTCCACCAAATCCATGACCGGACATTTGCTCGGGGGTGCGGGTGGGCTGGAAGCGGGCATTACGGTTCTCGCCCTCAGGGATCAGAAGCTCCCGCCCACGATAAACTACGAAACACCGGACCCGCAGTTGGACCTGGACTACGTTCCCAATGCGGCGCGTGATGCCTCGGTCGAGTACGCGCTCACGAACTCGTTCGGTTTCGGCGGGACGAATGCCGCTCTGGTGTTCAAACGGTACGCGGAGGCAAACTGA
- a CDS encoding histone deacetylase has protein sequence MSTGVVFTEDFKKHDPGKGHPESSARMDAVSRALATPEIAGRLIRVAPRPAEKEHILLIHWERLYDEVMATQAHDRSFLDEDTVASRQTAELAHLSAGAVLTAVEGVMEGRLDNAFAFSRPPGHHAKPDKAMGFCFFNNVAVGAKYAQQRYLAKRVLIIDFDVHHGNGTQKAFYTSPEVLYASIHQSPHYPGTGAVSETGKDEGDGFTLNVPLAAGSGDADYLSVFRDIVVPVGIEFAPELVLVSAGFDAHRDDPLGGMKLSREGYAAMSEEIVRLARATCGGKVVFVLEGGYDLDALEKSIVAVLRVLTGEKASRTIVSNGAVREVIDEVRKVHGSNWSCLRTS, from the coding sequence ATGTCAACCGGTGTCGTTTTCACCGAGGATTTCAAGAAGCACGACCCGGGCAAGGGACACCCCGAATCTTCCGCCCGAATGGATGCGGTGTCGCGAGCCCTGGCGACACCCGAGATTGCCGGGAGACTCATTCGCGTCGCTCCGCGACCGGCGGAGAAAGAGCACATCCTTCTCATCCATTGGGAGCGGCTCTACGACGAGGTCATGGCGACCCAGGCCCATGACCGTTCCTTCCTCGACGAGGATACGGTGGCTTCGCGTCAAACGGCCGAGCTGGCTCATTTGTCCGCAGGTGCGGTTCTCACCGCAGTAGAAGGTGTCATGGAGGGGCGGCTCGATAACGCTTTCGCCTTCTCCCGTCCGCCCGGACATCATGCCAAGCCCGACAAGGCGATGGGATTCTGTTTCTTCAACAACGTCGCGGTCGGTGCGAAATATGCCCAGCAACGCTATCTGGCGAAACGCGTTCTCATCATCGACTTCGACGTGCACCATGGCAACGGAACTCAGAAAGCCTTCTACACCTCCCCCGAGGTGCTCTACGCGTCCATCCATCAGTCCCCGCACTACCCCGGAACCGGGGCCGTCAGCGAGACCGGTAAGGACGAGGGTGACGGCTTTACTCTCAACGTTCCGCTCGCGGCAGGATCGGGGGACGCTGATTACCTGAGCGTTTTTCGCGACATCGTCGTTCCGGTGGGAATCGAGTTCGCGCCCGAGCTCGTGCTCGTCTCCGCGGGTTTCGATGCCCATCGCGACGACCCTCTTGGAGGCATGAAGCTTTCCCGCGAAGGCTACGCGGCCATGAGCGAGGAGATCGTCCGCCTCGCCCGCGCGACTTGTGGGGGGAAAGTGGTATTCGTTCTCGAGGGCGGTTATGACCTCGACGCGCTGGAGAAGTCGATCGTGGCCGTCCTGAGAGTCCTGACCGGTGAGAAAGCCTCACGGACGATCGTGTCCAACGGTGCCGTTCGGGAAGTCATCGACGAGGTCCGGAAGGTACACGGCTCGAATTGGTCCTGCCTGAGGACTTCGTAG
- a CDS encoding VOC family protein: protein MAKKKRHKAKKRARSTGAERKRTTKKATKSVGRTAARKKAPAGLGIRNLHMDFLTYKPEQVRKFYAEMLELKTQVRDTEGLSYLVVGTSSTSSLGFMPPHPEMRREQPFPREPAIYFLVEDVDRAYRALSAKGVGFLGPPEEMPWGDRVITTTDPEGRTVILASTDREKK, encoded by the coding sequence ATGGCGAAAAAGAAGCGGCACAAAGCGAAGAAACGGGCGAGGTCGACGGGGGCGGAAAGAAAACGCACGACGAAGAAAGCGACCAAGAGCGTCGGGCGAACCGCAGCCAGGAAAAAAGCTCCAGCGGGGCTCGGGATCCGCAATCTCCACATGGACTTTCTCACCTACAAGCCGGAGCAGGTGCGGAAGTTCTACGCCGAGATGCTCGAGCTGAAGACGCAGGTTCGCGACACCGAAGGACTGAGCTACCTCGTCGTGGGGACCTCTTCGACCTCGAGTCTCGGGTTCATGCCTCCGCATCCCGAGATGCGCCGAGAACAGCCGTTTCCCCGCGAGCCTGCCATCTATTTTCTCGTCGAAGACGTCGACCGTGCCTATCGAGCTCTCTCGGCGAAGGGAGTCGGTTTCCTCGGGCCGCCTGAAGAGATGCCCTGGGGGGATCGCGTCATCACGACGACCGACCCCGAGGGACGGACGGTGATTCTCGCTTCGACCGACCGCGAAAAGAAATAG
- a CDS encoding M20/M25/M40 family metallo-hydrolase: MSELVRYIRRLVDIPSVSGDEGQLARELERDLSSRGFEVELQKVAPERFNVYARDPAARPKIIFCTHLDTVPPFFASSEDETYVYGRGSCDAKGILAAMVFAVSRLRKKGTGEVGLLFVVGEEVDSAGALAANALEVDTSYVVVGEPTENRMASGHKGGFKFRLTVEGKACHSAYPHLGDSAIDRLIDVLLEIRRADWGHSDRLGEATVNVGTISGGLAANVLAPEAGADVFVRVVGRVSEVQAKLDAILRGHAGVRYEVVSGGDAVTCETRPGFEVAPVAFGTDIPSLEAFGKPFLIGPGSIHDAHTSKERIGKKEAEEAVEYYQRLALELLSETAQ, encoded by the coding sequence ATGTCGGAGCTCGTACGTTATATCCGGCGGCTAGTGGACATTCCTTCCGTGAGTGGGGACGAGGGCCAGCTCGCGCGGGAGCTCGAGCGCGATCTGTCGTCACGGGGATTCGAAGTGGAGCTTCAGAAAGTCGCTCCCGAAAGATTCAACGTATACGCTCGAGACCCTGCCGCGCGCCCAAAGATTATTTTTTGTACTCACCTGGATACCGTTCCGCCTTTCTTCGCGAGCTCCGAGGACGAGACGTACGTCTACGGTCGGGGCTCGTGCGATGCCAAAGGGATCCTCGCCGCCATGGTTTTCGCCGTTTCACGCCTGAGGAAGAAAGGAACGGGGGAGGTGGGACTGCTCTTCGTCGTGGGCGAGGAAGTCGATAGCGCCGGGGCCCTCGCCGCGAACGCGCTCGAGGTCGATACGAGCTACGTGGTGGTGGGAGAACCGACAGAGAACCGGATGGCGAGCGGCCACAAGGGAGGATTCAAGTTTCGTCTCACGGTGGAGGGGAAGGCCTGTCACTCCGCCTATCCGCACCTCGGCGACTCGGCCATCGATCGACTGATCGACGTGCTGCTCGAGATCCGGCGTGCGGACTGGGGGCACAGTGACAGGCTCGGCGAGGCGACGGTGAACGTAGGGACGATCTCGGGGGGCCTTGCCGCGAACGTGCTCGCTCCGGAAGCGGGCGCCGACGTCTTCGTCCGCGTCGTGGGACGCGTATCCGAGGTCCAGGCGAAGCTCGATGCCATACTCCGCGGCCACGCCGGGGTTCGCTACGAGGTCGTGTCGGGCGGAGATGCCGTCACCTGCGAAACGCGGCCGGGTTTCGAGGTCGCGCCGGTAGCCTTCGGGACGGACATCCCTTCGCTCGAGGCGTTCGGCAAGCCCTTTCTCATCGGACCGGGCTCGATTCACGACGCCCATACTTCGAAGGAGCGGATCGGCAAGAAAGAGGCGGAGGAGGCGGTGGAATACTATCAGCGGCTAGCCCTCGAGCTCCTCTCGGAAACGGCTCAGTAA
- a CDS encoding tetratricopeptide repeat protein, translating to MTRVPLEERYVDLGVKAIDEDDLEKAKRYLDRAITLNSSSYLAYYNRGVVYDMMDRLEDALGDYERAIALQPNHLASQHNRAVILRELGRPEEAIAAFDAVLRFEPDSGDVLYNRGIALSDMGRFEEALRSYERAIEADPDKLDARIARGNALLELGELERALEVADELVSLEPSSTEVHVLRGMACFDLGRSADAVSEFTQALETTPDDHGALLHRGIVLQKLRRSEEAIRDLTHSLKNHPDCDEAFYHLAICHVQLGNREEALDALQKAIDIHPTRRADAQKAIEFEPLRSEPRFKAVLSGKRRRG from the coding sequence ATGACGCGTGTTCCGCTTGAAGAACGCTACGTCGATCTCGGGGTCAAGGCCATCGATGAGGATGACCTCGAAAAAGCGAAGAGGTACCTCGACCGTGCCATCACGTTGAACTCGAGCTCCTATCTCGCCTATTACAACCGGGGCGTGGTATACGACATGATGGACCGCCTCGAGGACGCGCTGGGCGACTACGAGCGCGCCATTGCGCTGCAGCCCAACCACCTCGCATCACAGCACAACCGCGCCGTCATTCTCCGGGAGCTCGGGCGCCCGGAGGAGGCCATCGCCGCGTTCGACGCCGTGCTCCGGTTCGAGCCCGACAGCGGTGACGTCCTGTACAACCGCGGCATAGCACTATCCGACATGGGCCGCTTCGAGGAGGCGCTCCGCAGTTACGAGCGCGCCATCGAGGCGGATCCGGACAAGCTCGATGCCCGGATCGCGCGAGGCAACGCTCTGCTCGAGCTCGGAGAGCTCGAAAGGGCCCTCGAGGTCGCAGACGAGCTCGTTTCTCTCGAGCCGAGCTCAACCGAAGTGCACGTTCTCAGAGGCATGGCTTGCTTCGATCTCGGGCGCTCCGCCGATGCGGTGAGTGAGTTCACCCAGGCTTTGGAAACGACACCCGACGACCACGGAGCTCTGCTCCATCGCGGCATCGTGCTGCAGAAGCTCCGACGGAGCGAGGAGGCCATTCGAGATCTGACTCATTCGCTCAAGAATCACCCCGATTGCGACGAGGCGTTCTACCACCTTGCGATCTGCCACGTGCAGCTCGGGAACCGCGAAGAGGCATTGGATGCGCTGCAGAAGGCTATCGACATCCATCCCACCCGTCGAGCCGATGCGCAGAAAGCAATCGAGTTCGAGCCGCTGCGGTCCGAGCCTCGGTTCAAGGCGGTCTTGTCCGGCAAGCGAAGGCGCGGTTGA
- the mutY gene encoding A/G-specific adenine glycosylase: MNIDRQRLLRWYRRHRRRLPWRERPEPYRVWVSELMLQQTSVKTVIPYFERFLARFPNLESLAGATDQEVLAEWSGLGYYERARALHRAAKILVRNGGELPDDVDGWQALPGVGRYTAGAIVSIAFGKKAPILDGNVARVLSRFFGIAGNVRSGPVRRVLWKLAEDVLPERGAGEINQALMELGALVCKKSNPGCLSCPIRVSCVALRHGRVRDLPETGPRPVAIRVTAAAALVRSGSKYLLFQRVDTSLMRDLWEFPNGECSAGEKPRAAMAREARERYGIDIEVREEVARVRHAIMNRRIILHAFAARLRGRPPTRHRWASESELQRLPVSSVVRKIFRAIDPEGKGKNELRRRFARGYSDTGEASQDDGEPVDVS; the protein is encoded by the coding sequence GTGAATATCGACCGTCAACGGCTTCTGCGCTGGTATCGTCGGCATCGCCGCCGGCTTCCGTGGCGCGAGCGACCCGAGCCCTATCGAGTCTGGGTCTCGGAGCTCATGCTCCAGCAGACGTCGGTCAAGACGGTGATTCCCTATTTCGAGCGATTCCTCGCCCGATTCCCGAACCTCGAAAGCCTCGCCGGGGCAACCGACCAGGAGGTGCTCGCGGAGTGGTCCGGACTGGGCTACTACGAGCGCGCGAGAGCCCTTCACCGGGCAGCCAAGATACTGGTAAGGAACGGAGGGGAGCTCCCCGATGATGTGGACGGATGGCAGGCATTGCCCGGGGTGGGACGCTATACCGCCGGAGCGATCGTCTCCATCGCTTTCGGCAAGAAGGCGCCCATTCTCGACGGCAATGTGGCGAGAGTGCTGTCACGATTCTTCGGCATCGCCGGCAACGTCCGGTCCGGCCCTGTCCGACGCGTTTTGTGGAAGCTGGCCGAGGATGTTCTGCCCGAACGTGGCGCCGGGGAGATCAACCAGGCGCTCATGGAGTTGGGCGCCCTGGTGTGCAAGAAATCCAACCCGGGTTGCCTCTCATGCCCGATTCGGGTGAGTTGCGTCGCGCTCCGTCACGGACGGGTGCGCGATCTTCCCGAGACCGGACCGCGCCCCGTTGCCATACGCGTCACCGCAGCCGCGGCACTCGTCCGAAGCGGCTCGAAGTATCTCCTGTTCCAGCGCGTCGACACTAGCCTCATGAGGGATCTCTGGGAGTTTCCAAACGGCGAGTGCTCTGCCGGAGAGAAACCGCGCGCTGCGATGGCGCGGGAGGCCCGCGAACGCTACGGCATCGACATCGAGGTTCGAGAGGAGGTCGCCCGGGTACGGCATGCGATCATGAACCGACGCATCATCTTGCACGCGTTCGCCGCCAGGCTGAGAGGCCGCCCCCCCACCAGACACCGTTGGGCCAGCGAATCCGAGCTCCAACGCCTGCCCGTGTCCTCCGTCGTGCGAAAGATATTCCGAGCGATCGACCCGGAGGGCAAGGGGAAAAACGAGTTGCGCCGCCGGTTCGCCCGGGGCTATTCTGACACCGGTGAGGCGAGTCAAGACGACGGGGAGCCCGTTGATGTGTCGTAA